The sequence below is a genomic window from Acidimicrobiales bacterium.
GGCTGGCGAGTCGGTGGGTCGACCTCCGCCTCCGCACCAAGGGTCTGGTCGTCGTGGCGATCCCCGTCACCGCCCTTCTCCTGGTCGGCGGGGTCTTTCTCGCCCTCCAGGTCCAGGCGCAGTCGAACCGGGAGCGCGTGGACGAGAGCTTCGCCATCCGCCGCCAGATCGCCGCGGTCACGACCGACCTCATCAACGCCGAGAGCGGCGCGCGCGGGTTCGCCATCACCCGCCAGGACGAGTTCCTGGAGCCCTACCGGGCCGCCCGTGCCAACGTGGGCCGGGATCTGGCGCGCCTGGAGGCGCTGGTGGCCGGGTTCACGCCCCAGGAGGGGCGGGCCAGGCGGGTCCAGACGCTGGCGGCCGCCGAGTTCGCCGCGCTGAAGCCGCTGGTGGCGGGCGCTGAGGTCTCCGGACCGGCGCTGGCCGACCTGCTGCGCCGCAGCAAGGAGCCCATGGACGCCGTGCGGGCCGAGCTGGCCCGGATGGACGGCACGGCCGGCGCCCGGCTGTCGGCGAGGCTGCGGCGGGAGGATCGCTTCACCACGGTGCTGAGCTGGGTCATGAGCGGTGTCGTGGCCGTCGGCCTTGGCGGCGGCTTCATCGCCGCCAGCCTGTTCGCGACGGGTGTGGCCCGGCGTGTGGAGCAGCTGGAGCGATCGGCCCAGGATCTCGAGCAGGAGCGGCCTCTCGACGACCTGCCGGCCGGGGACGACGAGGTCGGCCGGCTGGGCGTCGCCCTCGGCAGCGCCAGCGCCCTCCTCGCCGAGCGGGCCAGCAGCATCCGAGAGGGTCGCGCCTTTCTTGACCACGTGGTCACGGCCAGCCCGGTCGTGGTCGTCCAGTCGGGGGTCGAGGACCCGATCATCACCTATGTCAGTGCCAACGTGGAGGAGATCCTCGGCTACCGGCCCGACGAGATCGTCGGCCAGCGGAGCTTCTTCTCGGAGCGGTCTCATCCCGACGACCGCGCCGCCCTGCTCGATGCGGCTCGCGAGGCTCGCCCGGAGCACGAGTTCCGGGTCAGGAGCGCCGGCGGCGACCACCGGTGGATGCGCGCCGTGAGCCACATCGAGCAGCACCGTGACGGCGCACCCGAGACGAGGCTCACCTACCTCACCGACGTCACGCCGGCCAGGCAGATCGGGGAGGCGCTGGCGGCCGCCCACGAGGAGGCGCTGACCGCGTCACGGCTCAAGTCGGAGTTCGTGGCGAACATGAGCCACGAGATCCGCACGCCCCTCAACGGCGTCATCGGCATGACCGGTCTGTTGCTCGACACCGAGATGACCCCTGAGCAGCGCCAGTACGCCGAGATGGCTCGGGCGTCCGGTGAGGCGTTGCTCACGGTGATCAACGACATCCTCGACTTCTCCAAGATCGAGGCCGGCCGCATGGATCTCGAGGAGCTCGATTTCGACCTGCGCAGCGTCATCGAAGGGGCGGCCGAGCTGGTGGCCGAGCAGGCTCATGGCAAAGAGCTCGAGCTGGCCGTTCTGGTTCGGCCCGATGTCCCGGTCGACGTGCGCGGGGACCCCGGGCGGGTGCGCCAGATCCTGATCAACCTGATCGGCAACGCCGTGAAGTTCACCGACCAAGGGGAAGTGGTGGTGCGGGTCGGGATCGACGACGCAGACCCGGCGCTCGTGCGCTTCGAGGTCTGCGACACCGGGATTGGGATCGGGCCCGACGAGCAGGCTCGACTCTTCCAGAGCTTCTCCCAGGCCGACTCGTCGACCACGCGGAAGTACGGCGGGACCGGTCTTGGGCTCGCCATCTGCCGGCAGCTGGTCGAGCTCATGGGCGGTCGCATCGGCGTCGACAGCCTGCCGGGAAAGGGATCGACCTTCTGGTTCACGGCTCGCCTCGGACCGGCGTCTGAGCCGGTCGCCGGCCTCCAGGCCGACGCCCCGGGTCTGGACGGCCTGGCCGTGCTGGTGGTCGACGACAACGCCACGAACCGGATGATCCTCGAGCAGACACTTCTGGCGTGGAACCTGCGCCCGGAGATGGCCGAGGGTGGTGAGCCGGCGCTGGCGATGCTGCGGGCGGCCAGTGCCCGCTCGCAGCCCTTCGACCTGTCGATCCTCGACTACCACATGCCCGGGATGGATGGCCTCGAGCTGGCCAGGGCGATACGGGAGGACCCCGCGCTGTCGGCCACCAAGCTCGTGCTGCTCACCTCGTCCGGGCGCTGGAGCCACGCCCAGACCGCCCAGGGCTCCGACATCGACGCCTTCCTGACCAAGCCGATCCGCCAGTCGGCGCTCTACGACGCCCTCGTGACCCTCACCGGCCTCCCCGCGGCCGCCCGCAGCGACATCGTCACCGCAGCGACCGTGGCCGACGTCCGGGGCAAGGCGCGCCCCCACGTCCTGGTGGTCGAGGACAACGCCGTCAACCAGATGGTCGCCGCCGGCATGCTCGAGCGGCTGGGCTACCGGGTCGACGTCGCCGCCGACGGGCGCGAGGCCGTGGAGGCGCTCGAGCGGGTGCCCTACGCCGCCGTGCTGATGGACTGCCAGATGCCGGACATGGACGGCTACGAGGCCACCGCCGAGATCCGCCGGCGTCAGGCCGGAGGCCCGCGGACGCCGATCATCGCCATGACGGCGGGGGCCATGCGCGGCGACGAGGAGCGGGCGCTCGACGCCGGTATGGACGAGTTCGTGACGAAACCGGTGAAGCTGGCCGAGCTCAGCGCCGTCCTCGCCCGCTGGATCGAGGTGACGGGGGGTCGGGCCCCGGTCCCTGGCCCCGCGGCCGGATCACGGTCGGTCCTCGACCAGGAGATTCTGGCCGGGCTGCACGATCTCGAGCGCGGCGGCCGCCCGGGCGCCGTGGACGAGCTGGTGCGCCTCTTCCTGTCCACCGCCCGGGAGCGGTCCGCCGAGCTGCGTGAGGCCGTCGATGCCGACGACCTGCGGGCGGCGGGACGACTGGCCCACAGCCTCCGAGGGAGCAGCGGCAACCTGGCCGCCACCGCCATGGCGGGCATCGCCGGCCAACTGGAGGTGTCGGCCAACGCCGACGACGGCACAGGCGCGGCCAGGGCCCTGGGCCGCCTCGAGGCCGAGCTCGAGCGGGTGGATGCCGCCCTCCGGGCCGAGTTCCCCGGAGCGTCGGAATGACGCCACCGGACCCCGACGTCGAGGCTCGGCAGTGTCGCAGCCGCCGTCAGGCGCCGACGGCCCGCCCCTGGTCCGCCTGGGCGTCGCCGGTGGAGTTGAAGCGGTAGCCGATGCCGCGGGCCGTCTGGATCCAGCCGGGGTTCTCCGGGTCGATCTCTATCTTGCGGCGGAGGCGGCGCACGTGTTCGGTGACGGTGGCGGGGTCCTGCCAGCCTGGCGCCGAGCCCCACACCTGGGCGAGCAGATCGGCACGCGAGAACACCCGGCACGGAGCCGCCGCCAAGCAGGCGAGGAGGTCGAACTCCTTCGGCGTGAGCTCCACGGACATGCCCGACACGAGCACCCGGCGCTCCTCGGCGCGCAGCTCGAGGGTGCGGGCCGGCATGGGGCCGACGTCGGGGACGGCGGCGCCACCGGTTGCGCCGACGGCGCCGGCGGTACCGCACCGGCGGAGCACCGACGCGGCCCGGGCGCCCAATTCGGCGGGGGCGAACGGCTTGACAACGTAGTCGTCGGCGCCCATCTCCAGGCCGAGCACCCGGTCGGACTCGTCGTCGAGGCTCGTCACGAGGATCACCGGTACCGCGGAGTCCTGGCGCAGGCGGGTCAGCACCGCCAGCCCGCTCATGCGAGGCAGGTTCACGTCGAGGAGGACGAGGTCCACGTTCCCGGCCCACACCATCGCCACCGCCGTCTCGCCGTCCTCGGCTTCTGCGACGTCGAACCCGCGACGCTCGAGTGCCACCCGCGCCAGCAGCCGGACGTCGGCCACGTCGTCCACGACGAGCACCCGGGCGGTCGGACGGCTGGGATGTCGTTCCACGCTCGCTTCGCTCCTCACGCCGCCCGTGCGGCTCTTGGGTAGCTTCGGCGGGTTTCGGGGGAAACCGTAGCGATCGTTCCCACGCTCAGCGGGAAGCGGCCCGGCGCGGACGCCGCGATGCCGGGCGGCGGGCCGGAGCCCGTCGCGGCGCCTTGGCCTTCGGGGCGACCCGGCTGTCGACGAAGTCCTCCGTGATGAACACGGCACCGCTGCCGTCGCGGACGACGGCGATCCCCACGGCATCGAAGCGGCCGTTCAGGATGTTCGCCCGGTGGCCGGGGCTGGCCATCAGCCGGAGGTGTGCGACCTCGACCGAGCCGTTCACCGCCACGTTCTCGCCGAGGGCCCGGGCGGCCAGAGCGGCGTGGATCGCCGGCTTGAAGTACGCATCGTTGTGCCAGATGTCTCCCCGCTCGGCCATGGCCTGGCTCTGGCGGGCGGCGATGGCGACGATGGCGGGGCGGGACTCGAGGGCTCCGAGCCCGGCTCTCGCTCGCTCCTGGTTCACCAACGTGAGCAGCGTGGCGGCGGCGTCGGGAACGTCACCGGCACCGACGGCCTCCGCCGGCTGCGCGGCGGTGGCGGGCGCCGGATCCGTAGCGGGTGCGGTGGGGGAGGCCGGCTCGGCCGGGGGTGCGACCGGAGCGGTCACCGCCGGGGCCGGCGGTGGCGAACAGAGGAGGTTCAGCAGGCCGCAGCTGGCCGCGAACGCAGGGGTGACGGTGAGAAGGGACAGCGAGGCCGTGATGGCGGCGGCGGAGGCGAGGCGCTTGAGCATGCCCGAGATGTCGGGATGGACCACCTGTTGGCTTGATCAACGCCCGCCCAACGTGTGGCCAACAACCGTCGGTCGACGACCATGGCCGTGGACGGGGCGGCCGCTCCCGAACGGCGTCCCGCCGAACCGGCGGAGGCGTCGCCGGCCCCGGGCGTCAGCCCCGGGCGTCGGCGGGGCCGGCCGCGGCGACAAAGGCGCCGCCCGCCGCTTTCATGCGCCGCCCGGGCACTGGCGCGCCGGGCTCGGTGAGGGCGACCACGCAGCCGCCGAAACCGGCGCCCGTCAGCCGGGCGCCGTGGACCCCGGGACGCGTGAGCAGGTCGTCGACGATGCCGTCGAGGGCCGGCGTGGAGACCTCGAAGTCGTCACGCAGGCTGGCGTGGCTCTCGGTCATGAGCCGTCCCGCCTCCGCCCCGTTGCCGGCGCGGAGACACTCGGTGAACGCGAGCACCCGCGCGTTCTCGGTCACGACGTGGCGGGCCCGCCGGCGGACCACGGGATCCCCGATGTGGGCCACGGCCTCGACGGAGGCATCACGAAGCGGCCCGATCACGGCCGCAGCCGCCTCGCACTGGCTCCGCCGCTCGGAGTACGCCGAGACCGCCACCGCCCGTCGCTGGCCGGAGTCGACCACCACGACCTCGACCGCCTCGGGGATGGGGACCGGCGTGACGCTGAGGGTCGTGAAGTCCATCAGGAGGCCGTGACCGGCGCGTCCCGATGCCGACGCCAGCTGGTCCATCACCCCTGTGAGCACCCCCCAGGCGCGCTGCTCGGCCCGCTGGCACGCCAGGGCCAGCTCGAGCGGCGTCCCCTCGAATCCCAGCGCCAGCGCGACCGCCACCTCCAGGGCGGCGCTCGACGACAGCCCGGCACCGAGCGGCAGCGTGGTCGACACGGTCCCCGTCCCCCCTTGCTCGGGGCGTACCTCGGCCACAACGCCGGCCACGTAGCGTCCCCAGCCGGCCGCCACCTCGGCGGGGTCTGCGATGTTGATCGGCACGACGATCGGCGTCCGATTGTCCGCCGATCGAAGCTGCACGGCGGCACCGCCCCGTCGCAGGACGACGGTCGTCCCCAGCTCGACCGCCATGGGCAGGGCGAACCCACCGGTGTAGTCGGTGTGGTCGCCGATCAGGTTCACACGGCCGGGGGCGAAGGCATGGACCGTCATGGAGCCGGCGTCAGCCGTGGTCGCCGCAGGGTTCGCATCGGGACGCCATGGGGAGACCCAGTGTCGCGCTCGCGGCCACGCGGCGAGCAGCCGAACCTCCACGGACCGGACGACGAGGGGCTGTCGGGCGACCGCAGTTTCCGGCCGTTGTGGACCGGGTAGGACGGCAGGCGCAATTGAGCAGAGAGCCTGCGTGGAGCGCGATCCGCGGCCCTCGGCCGCCGGCGCTCCAGCTTCCCGATTTCAGGGCAGGGAGATCACCGTGTCCGTTTCCACGAGCAACCAGTCCTCCACCGGCGACGCCGTCGACCTACTTCTGGCCCAGCACCAGGAGGTCAAGCGGCTCTTCACACAGGTCCACGGCGCCGCCGGCGACAGGGCCGAGGCGTTCGAGTGCCTCGTGCGGCTGCTGGCCGTACACGAGACGGCGGAGGAGGAGGTCGTCTATCCGGCGCTGCGCTCGATGGGCGCCGAGGGTGAGCGGGTGGCGGAGGCGCGCAAGGCAGAGGAGGGCAAGGCCAAGACCGACCTGGCCGAACTCGAGAAGATCGGCGTGGACGGCGCCGGGTTCGACGAGAAGCTCGGGGTCTTCCGCGTCGCCGTCCTCCAGCACGCCACCAACGAGGAGCAGGAGGTCTTCCCGTTGCTACGCGCCTCACTCGATCCCGAGAAGCTGACCTCCATGCGCTCGAAGCTCGAGAAGGCGGAACGGATGGCGCCCACCCATCCGCACCCGCACGGCCCCGAGAGTGCCCTTGGCAACCTGATCGTCGGACCCTTCGTCGCCGTCGCCGACCGGGTGCGCGATGCCCTGCGGGGCGGCAAGGGCTGAGACGTCGGCGGATCAGCGCAACACCGGCTCGGCCCCGAGGATTCGAGAGGTCCCGAGCACCCGGTCGGGGTCGGCCTCGGCGCCGCCGCCACACGGAGCGAGCAGGGCCAGTACTGCCGATCGCCCCGGCGCGCGCAGCCCACCGGCCTCGTGCCCGGCCGGCGTCGGACCCTCCGAAGAGGCTCTACGCCTGGCCGGAGCTTGCTCTCGGGCGCTGGCGACGGGCGACGATCTCCTCGGCCACGTCGTGCAGCTTGCGATTCGACCGCTGCGACGCTCGCCGGAGCACGTCGAACGCCTCGTCGGACGAACGGCCCTCGGCCGCCATGATGATGCCCTTGGCCTGGCCGATGATGTCCCTGTTCTCCAGGGCGACCGCCAGCTGTTGCGCCAGGGACTGTGCCCGGCGGAGAGCGACGGCGTTGGTCAGCGTGACCGACGCCTGACGGGCAAAGGCCGCACCCTCGTTCTCGGCGTCGACGAACGCGTCCTCGCCGGACGAGTAGAGGTTCAGCGCGCCCAGCAGCTCACCACCGGCGTGGAGCGGGAACGACAGCGAGCTCAGGATGCCTTGCTCGACCGCCTCCTTGGCGAAGGCGGGCCAGCGATCGTCGCGCCTGAACGAGTCGACCCGCACGACCTGGTTGCTCTCGATGGCACACAGGCAAGGTCCTTCGTGGTTGTCGTACTGCGACTGGTCCACCCGCTTGGCCAGCTCGGCCGAGCAGACGGGCGTGGCGGGGCGACCTCGCTCGATGAGGCTGACGCTGGCCGCATCGCAGCCAGGCAGGGCGGCAGCGGCCAGTGAGGTCACGCTGGCCAGGACGGCGTCGTGGTCCTCCGTGAGCAGCATCTCGGCAAGCCCACGAAGGCCGGCCTGGAGCGGCTGTTCGTCGCTGCTCAGGTCTTCGCGCACGGCGGGCTCTGGTGGATGGATGAGTTCATTCGGCGTGGTTCCTCTCCGGTGGTCGGAAGAGTCACCGGTCCCCGGTCCGAAGGGAGAAACGCGGAACCACAGGTGCCTGTGCCATCAAGCAGTGCGAAAAAGAGCGAGCTTCGGTGCTCGCTGGGATCATAGCGACTCGCCGACCATACTACTCGTCTCGAGGCCGGGACCCCGGCCCGCGGCGACGACGCGCCACAGGGGACTGCCACCGTGCCCTCGCCGTCTCCTTCTCTCCGTCCGCCTCAGACGCCCAAGTCCAGTTGCCGGGCCGGCGGCGCAAGGGACGCCTGACCGCACGACCCGGCCCGATCCGCGCCGCGGGGTGGGGCAACACGTGGTCGGGAGTCGGGTCGAGGGTGCCGTCTGCGGGCCGCCGCCACCAAGCGGCGCACGAGCGAGGTCACGTCGTCCTGCTCCCGACCCGGGAGATAGGCGCGCCGGTAGCGGCGCCGGTAGTCCTCGACCAGCTCCGGCCGTGCCCCGGCCAGCCACGAGAGGAAGTGGTCGCGGACGCCCGGGCGCAGGTGGAGGGGCACGGCCGTGATGGAGACCGCCCTCGCGGCCACACATGCCTCGACGACCTCCGTCAGTTGGTCCCGCCGGTCCGACAGCCCAGGGAGCACGGGGGCGATCAGCACGCCGCACGGGACGCCCGCCGCGTTGAGCTTTGCCACCGCCTCGACGCGGCGCCGCGGGTGCGGGGTCCCCGGCTCGGTGGCCTTCCACACGGCCTCGTCGAGGGTGGCGACGGAGAGGTTGGCGCGCACCGTGGTCCGCTCGGCTGCGGCGCGGAGCAGCGCGATGTCGCGCAGGATCAGCGTCGACTTGGTGAGGATGGAGAACGGGTTCGCCGCCTCGGTCAGTACCTCGATCAGGCCACGGGTGAGGTGGTACCTGGCCTCGCAGCGCTGATAGGGGTCGGTGTTCGTCCCCATCGCTATGGCGTCGCCTCGCCACCGCGGCGCGCGCAGTTCGGCGCGGAGCCGCTCGACGGCGTTCACCTTCACGACGAGCTTCGTGTCGAAGTCGTCTCCGCTGTTCAGTCCCAGGTACGCGTGGGTGGGGCGGGCGAAGCAGTACACGCAGGCGTGGCTGCAGCCCCGGTAGGCGTTGATCGTGAAGCGGAAGGGCATCCGCGAGGCATTGGGCAGCTCGTTGACGATCCGGGAGGCGTTGACGTGCAGGAACTCCATCCCCCGGTACACACCTCTGCCGACGTGTCGCTCGACGAGCTCGTCGTCGGAGAAGAACACGCCCTGTCCCCCTCGGTCGCCCGCCAGCTTCCAGCGCAGCTCGGTCACCGCCGCCCATCCTATCGAACACGCGTTCGGAGTGGGGGAGCCCTGCGGTGCCCGCTATCCGGCCTCGAGGTCGACCGGCGAGTTGGGGTCTCCCACCACGGGTACGGCGGCGCCCGGCGTCGGCGCAGGCGCGGCGGGACCGGCCGGCGCGCCGGCGACGGGCGTCGGCGCAGGCGGCGGCGGTCCTTCGATGATGGCCACCGGCGTTCCCTGGTCGACCTGGTCGAACAGCTCCTCGACGTCCGGCATGGCCATGCGGATGCACCCGTGGGACGCCGAGTGCCCGAGGGACGCGACGTTCGCCGTGCCGTGGATCCGGATCCCCGACACGTCGAGGTTCATGGCGCGCGTGCCCAGCGGGTTGCGTGGCCCGGGGCCGATGCGTGCCGGGAGACTCTTCCCCCAGCCCCCGGGGTCGGGGTTGACCCAGACCGGGTTGCGGCGCTTGAGCACCACCGAGAAGCTGCCCTTCGGGGTCGGGTACCGGGACGACCCGGTAGCGACCGAGTAGGTCTTGACCAGGGTGCCGTGGTCGTAGTGGTAGAGCTTGTTCTCCGCCGTCCGTACCAGGATGACGTCGGTGAACCCGGTGATCTTCGGGGCGAGCGCGGTGATCGGCGCCTCGACGGCGGCCGGGGCCGCCGCTCCGTTCGCCACCCGGCCCGCCAGCTCGAACACCCGGGCCGTGGTGGCCGTCACGTCGAGGGCCCGGCCTTCGGCCGCAGGGACGACGGCGACCATCCCGCTCGACGTGTCGATGCGCGCGTCCACCGGCGCCAGGGCCACCTGGGCGGCGAGGTCGGCGACATGGTGGCGCACCGCGTCGCGGTCGACCTGGAAAAGCACGTCGTACGACCGCGCCACGGGCTTGTCGAGGAGACGGTGCCAGATCCGCCGGGGGAGGCCCATGCGTTCGGCCTCGGTTCGCGCTCTGGCCAGGGTCGCTTCGGCGTCGGAACGCAGGCCCAGCTCCGCCAGGGTGACAGTGGCGTCGCGATCGCCGGCGACGATGCGCAGCGCCGTCTCGCCCACCGGAGGAAGCTCGGCGTCGAGGGCCCGCATGACTGCGGCCACCGGGCGGCCGCCCGCCGCCACGTGGCCGACGGTGACGCCGGGCAGGAACTCGTCGTCATGGGCGGCGTCGTACCAGAGGGCGGCGAGGGCCACGACGCCTGCGACCAGCAGGAGGCCCGCAACGGCGAGGACGGCGCCTCGAAGGGACCTGGTCATCGGCTGCGGAGTCTAAACGCCAGGACCGGCCCGGGCACCCCCCAATTCGGTCGTTCGGTCGCCCGATGTGCTCGCACGCGCAACGGCCCGGCACCCCAGTCGGGCGTGCCGGGCCGTTGCCGTCTGCGTCGGGACCACGCGGGATCGGCAGTCAGAACCCCATGTTCGAGGTGTTCGACCGCCGCCGCCGGGCAGACCACCCGACGTTGGCTGTCTGCGTCACCATGGTCTTGCGCCGCGGCGGACGGGCCCCGAGGAGCTCCTGGCGCAGGGCGAAGGCCTGGCTGCCCATCTCGAGGAGCTGATCGGGATAACCCCGCTCGAGGACGGGGAAGACCGTCTTCTCCTCCTTGTCGACGTGGCGCATCACCGCCTTCTGGAGCTGCGTCATCATCGTGCGGACCGCCGGATCGTCGGGGTCGAGATCCTCGATCTCGGCGATGAGCTCCTTGGCCGCCTCGTGGTCGTCCTCGGAATCGTCTGCCAACGAGCTGTTCAGCTCCCGGAGCGCCGGGTAGACGATCTCCTCTTCGATCGTGGCATGGATCGTGAGTTCGTCACAGACGTCCAGGGCGATGTCGAGGTCCTCGGACGCCTGGTTGGCGCGGAGAAACAGGCGCTTGACCCGGGCATGGTCGTCCCTGAGCACCTTTGTGATGTCGGACATCCGTCGGTTCTCCTCTCAACCGGCCGTCACGGCCGGGTCACGTCTGCCCACCTGGGGGAGACACGTCGTGGTTGCGCTCGCAAATCTACCGCGCCGCAACCCTGCTGAACAGGGCATCTGCCGGATGTGCGCGCGCCGTCATTCGGCGGCGGACTGCCGCCCGATCTCGGCCACCAGGGCATCCCGGACGGCACGAACCGTCGGGCAGACGCCGAAGTGCCGGGGCCCGATGTCGATGGTCACCGTCGTGCCACCGGCGTCGGGAAGGAGCTCGAGGACGCACTGGCACGGTCCGGGGTCGTCGAGGAGAACGGCGAGCAGGTACGGCTCCTCGGCCCGGATGACGTCACCCAGGTTCACGGCGGCGAGGAGCGTCAGCTCGAAGGCGTCCACGGGAAGCACCTCGATCGAGAAGGCGGCGTCCTCGAACTCCTCCGCCGATCCGGAGGCTGTCACGGTCGACCGCCGTCCGGAATCGGGCGACGGCAGGGGTCCCGCCGCCACGAGGGCGTCGAACGCCTGGTTCACCAGGGCCATCCGCCGCCCGGCGTCGGCGCGCGCCGCTCCCGCGGTGAGGTCGGGGTGCAGCTCCTTGGCCAGCCGCCTCCTGGCCCGACGGATGTCGGCGTCGCTCGCGTGGGGCCCGACGCCGAGGACCGCGCGCGGGTCGTCCATCGGTCCATGATGCCGGAGCCGCCGTCCCGAACGGCGTGGGCCGCCGCCCGCGGGCTACGAGTCCGGCGTCGCAGCCCCTCGGTCGATCACCTCGAGCACCGCCGTCTCGGCCCCGGGGTCGAACACGGCGCGGACGGTGTCGCCCAGCTCGGCACCCGCTCGGCGCAGGAATCCGGTCCACCCCCAGGAGTTGCCATGGGTGTCGACCCCCAGGGTGGTCATCTGCGTGCCGTCGGCGTCGAGGCACGGGAAGTGTCGGCCCTCGAGCGACGGGCGCAGCTCGGCGGGCACGTGCACGACGCCGTTGGCCCACACGCTCGGCGTCACGCGCCAGGAGAGCCATGGCTGGCCCTCCGGGGTCCAGCCGTGCACAGGGCCCTCGTCGCTGCGGGTGGGCCGGCGCCTGGCCGCCGTGTGGTCCTCGGGCCCGACCACGGTGCCCCGGGGGGCGAAGAGCCCGGGTCCGACGCGCTCCAGGCACTCGGAGTACGTCGTGTAGAGGTTCACCGAGGTGAGGTTGAGGCCCGCACCGTGGCAGGCGTCGAGGAGGTGGGCCCGGGCCAGGACGCCGCCGGGCGAGGCCCGGAGGATCTCGACCATCCGCTGGTTGAGCGGGCCCACGACGGCGGGATCGATCG
It includes:
- a CDS encoding radical SAM protein, which encodes MTELRWKLAGDRGGQGVFFSDDELVERHVGRGVYRGMEFLHVNASRIVNELPNASRMPFRFTINAYRGCSHACVYCFARPTHAYLGLNSGDDFDTKLVVKVNAVERLRAELRAPRWRGDAIAMGTNTDPYQRCEARYHLTRGLIEVLTEAANPFSILTKSTLILRDIALLRAAAERTTVRANLSVATLDEAVWKATEPGTPHPRRRVEAVAKLNAAGVPCGVLIAPVLPGLSDRRDQLTEVVEACVAARAVSITAVPLHLRPGVRDHFLSWLAGARPELVEDYRRRYRRAYLPGREQDDVTSLVRRLVAAARRRHPRPDSRPRVAPPRGADRAGSCGQASLAPPARQLDLGV
- a CDS encoding hemerythrin domain-containing protein, whose product is MSDITKVLRDDHARVKRLFLRANQASEDLDIALDVCDELTIHATIEEEIVYPALRELNSSLADDSEDDHEAAKELIAEIEDLDPDDPAVRTMMTQLQKAVMRHVDKEEKTVFPVLERGYPDQLLEMGSQAFALRQELLGARPPRRKTMVTQTANVGWSARRRRSNTSNMGF
- a CDS encoding GAF and ANTAR domain-containing protein; translation: MREDLSSDEQPLQAGLRGLAEMLLTEDHDAVLASVTSLAAAALPGCDAASVSLIERGRPATPVCSAELAKRVDQSQYDNHEGPCLCAIESNQVVRVDSFRRDDRWPAFAKEAVEQGILSSLSFPLHAGGELLGALNLYSSGEDAFVDAENEGAAFARQASVTLTNAVALRRAQSLAQQLAVALENRDIIGQAKGIIMAAEGRSSDEAFDVLRRASQRSNRKLHDVAEEIVARRQRPRASSGQA
- a CDS encoding L,D-transpeptidase/peptidoglycan binding protein, translating into MTRSLRGAVLAVAGLLLVAGVVALAALWYDAAHDDEFLPGVTVGHVAAGGRPVAAVMRALDAELPPVGETALRIVAGDRDATVTLAELGLRSDAEATLARARTEAERMGLPRRIWHRLLDKPVARSYDVLFQVDRDAVRHHVADLAAQVALAPVDARIDTSSGMVAVVPAAEGRALDVTATTARVFELAGRVANGAAAPAAVEAPITALAPKITGFTDVILVRTAENKLYHYDHGTLVKTYSVATGSSRYPTPKGSFSVVLKRRNPVWVNPDPGGWGKSLPARIGPGPRNPLGTRAMNLDVSGIRIHGTANVASLGHSASHGCIRMAMPDVEELFDQVDQGTPVAIIEGPPPPAPTPVAGAPAGPAAPAPTPGAAVPVVGDPNSPVDLEAG
- a CDS encoding response regulator transcription factor, which encodes MERHPSRPTARVLVVDDVADVRLLARVALERRGFDVAEAEDGETAVAMVWAGNVDLVLLDVNLPRMSGLAVLTRLRQDSAVPVILVTSLDDESDRVLGLEMGADDYVVKPFAPAELGARAASVLRRCGTAGAVGATGGAAVPDVGPMPARTLELRAEERRVLVSGMSVELTPKEFDLLACLAAAPCRVFSRADLLAQVWGSAPGWQDPATVTEHVRRLRRKIEIDPENPGWIQTARGIGYRFNSTGDAQADQGRAVGA
- a CDS encoding response regulator encodes the protein MKGWKGVGDAKGNTGRRLASRWVDLRLRTKGLVVVAIPVTALLLVGGVFLALQVQAQSNRERVDESFAIRRQIAAVTTDLINAESGARGFAITRQDEFLEPYRAARANVGRDLARLEALVAGFTPQEGRARRVQTLAAAEFAALKPLVAGAEVSGPALADLLRRSKEPMDAVRAELARMDGTAGARLSARLRREDRFTTVLSWVMSGVVAVGLGGGFIAASLFATGVARRVEQLERSAQDLEQERPLDDLPAGDDEVGRLGVALGSASALLAERASSIREGRAFLDHVVTASPVVVVQSGVEDPIITYVSANVEEILGYRPDEIVGQRSFFSERSHPDDRAALLDAAREARPEHEFRVRSAGGDHRWMRAVSHIEQHRDGAPETRLTYLTDVTPARQIGEALAAAHEEALTASRLKSEFVANMSHEIRTPLNGVIGMTGLLLDTEMTPEQRQYAEMARASGEALLTVINDILDFSKIEAGRMDLEELDFDLRSVIEGAAELVAEQAHGKELELAVLVRPDVPVDVRGDPGRVRQILINLIGNAVKFTDQGEVVVRVGIDDADPALVRFEVCDTGIGIGPDEQARLFQSFSQADSSTTRKYGGTGLGLAICRQLVELMGGRIGVDSLPGKGSTFWFTARLGPASEPVAGLQADAPGLDGLAVLVVDDNATNRMILEQTLLAWNLRPEMAEGGEPALAMLRAASARSQPFDLSILDYHMPGMDGLELARAIREDPALSATKLVLLTSSGRWSHAQTAQGSDIDAFLTKPIRQSALYDALVTLTGLPAAARSDIVTAATVADVRGKARPHVLVVEDNAVNQMVAAGMLERLGYRVDVAADGREAVEALERVPYAAVLMDCQMPDMDGYEATAEIRRRQAGGPRTPIIAMTAGAMRGDEERALDAGMDEFVTKPVKLAELSAVLARWIEVTGGRAPVPGPAAGSRSVLDQEILAGLHDLERGGRPGAVDELVRLFLSTARERSAELREAVDADDLRAAGRLAHSLRGSSGNLAATAMAGIAGQLEVSANADDGTGAARALGRLEAELERVDAALRAEFPGASE
- a CDS encoding CAP domain-containing protein; translation: MVHPDISGMLKRLASAAAITASLSLLTVTPAFAASCGLLNLLCSPPPAPAVTAPVAPPAEPASPTAPATDPAPATAAQPAEAVGAGDVPDAAATLLTLVNQERARAGLGALESRPAIVAIAARQSQAMAERGDIWHNDAYFKPAIHAALAARALGENVAVNGSVEVAHLRLMASPGHRANILNGRFDAVGIAVVRDGSGAVFITEDFVDSRVAPKAKAPRRAPARRPASRRPRRAASR
- the galK gene encoding galactokinase, giving the protein MTVHAFAPGRVNLIGDHTDYTGGFALPMAVELGTTVVLRRGGAAVQLRSADNRTPIVVPINIADPAEVAAGWGRYVAGVVAEVRPEQGGTGTVSTTLPLGAGLSSSAALEVAVALALGFEGTPLELALACQRAEQRAWGVLTGVMDQLASASGRAGHGLLMDFTTLSVTPVPIPEAVEVVVVDSGQRRAVAVSAYSERRSQCEAAAAVIGPLRDASVEAVAHIGDPVVRRRARHVVTENARVLAFTECLRAGNGAEAGRLMTESHASLRDDFEVSTPALDGIVDDLLTRPGVHGARLTGAGFGGCVVALTEPGAPVPGRRMKAAGGAFVAAAGPADARG
- a CDS encoding hemerythrin domain-containing protein, producing the protein MSVSTSNQSSTGDAVDLLLAQHQEVKRLFTQVHGAAGDRAEAFECLVRLLAVHETAEEEVVYPALRSMGAEGERVAEARKAEEGKAKTDLAELEKIGVDGAGFDEKLGVFRVAVLQHATNEEQEVFPLLRASLDPEKLTSMRSKLEKAERMAPTHPHPHGPESALGNLIVGPFVAVADRVRDALRGGKG